CACAGGTCGGGAAACAATATGAAGCCGGCATCAAGGCGGAACTCTTTGACCGACGATTGACGTCATCCGTGGCCTTTTTTCATCTGACGAAAGACAACCTTTTGGTTCCCATCGCAGGTTCACCCTTTTCGAGGGCGATCGGCGAGGCACGCAGTCGCGGGGTCGAGGTCGACATGGCAGGACAGATTACAGACGCCCTCAGCCTCATCGCCACATATGCCTACACCGATGCAGAAATTACCAAAGGCGAGAATAAGGGCAACCGCCTGTTCAATGCCGCCAAACATATGGGGAGCGTTTGGACAAAATACGATATTCAGCACGGCCCTCTGACGGGGCTGGCCGTCGGAGCCGGCATCTACCTGTACTCGAAACGGCAAGGCGATGCCGCCAATACCTTTGCATTACCGGGTTATGGCCGGGTCGACACGATGGTCCAGTATCAATTTCCATTGTTGGAGACCCAAATGGCCTTACAGTTCAATATCATGAACCTGTTGGATAAGGAATACTATGAATCAACGATCAACGATCGATTCACGATCACTCCCGGTGCTCCACGGACGTTTATCGGCTCACTACGGATTGTGTATTAAGTGAGCTCTCACGACCTGTGAGGAGTATCTTTCGTAGATATCAAGGTGACTGGAGCACTCCCCAAAAACGGCGAGTGCTCTGGTTCACCATCCATTTCTGGCTCGGCTGGGTTCCCGGAGTGGTCTTTTCGCTCATCGGATTGACGGGAAGCCTGTTGGTATTCTGGCCGGAATTGGATGTCTGGATGAATCCGGAACTGAGGACGGTCGACTCACAGATGGCCGGAGAAAACGATGTCCGTTCACTTGATGACATCGTGGCTGCAGCCGAATCGGTCATTCCACCGGACGGAACGCCATACGCATTAGTCTTTCCTCGCTTCCCGGACACCACGTTTGCTGTCACATACGGTCGCCCTGCGCCTAACCCAGAACAACAGGAGTGGCACGAAATTTTCGTCAACCCCTATACGGCGCATGTTCAAGGGCAACGGCTCATGTTGGATCTGGAACGGCCGTGGCGCGGAAGCTTCTGGAAATTCATTTTCTGCTTGCACTACACCCTCGCCTTTGGGGAAAAAGGAGCCACATTCGTGGGCCTCTTGGCTCTTGTGTTACCCGTGCTGCTAGGAACGGGACTCATTCTGTGGTGGCCGACCCGAGGATCAGTCAATTATGCCTTCGCCATCACTCAAAAGGTCAGCCGGCATCGGCGGGTGTATGACCTCCACAGAACCTTAGGCTTGTACTCGTCCGGCCTACTGCTGATCTCAGTGGTCACCGGTCTTTACCTGGTATTTCCCGATCAAGCCAAGAAGCTGATCGGTGTCGTATCTCCAACCACCCCGATTTCGGAAGACCTTGCATCCATACAGGTGGCTGGCAAACGCCCCATCGGGTTCAGTGCAGCCGCGGCCATCGCGGAACGACATTTCCCTGATGGCCGGTATCAATGGATCTTCTTTCCACAAGGGGCCGACGGATTGTATCGAATCGTCAAAAAAGCTCCGAGCGAACGTACGGACATCCTACCCGCACGGACTCTGTGGATTGATCAGTATAGCGGCCGAATCATTCATGACTATCATCCCCAACACTATACGGCAGGGGATACCCTTGAACGATGGCTCTTTCCACTTCATTCCGGTGAAGCCTTTGGCATAGGTAGCCGAATCCTGATTGTGATTCTTGGCCTCATACCTGGCGCACTGTTCATCACTGGCATCCTCCGATGGGCAAAAAAACGCCGCCGCTGAACGCATTCAATGGCAAAAAGCAACCAAGCGTTCCACGCCTTATCCATCTTCTGTCTAAGGAATTTCTGCAGACCCAAGATATCTCGATTGAACATTTTCCTTACGTACATCAAGTAGTGACTATTGCCTTATCACCTTCGCCAATGAAGTTTCCATTTGAACAATCTTCCATCTCTGCTGCCATACTGTTGCGTCCATCGGCACTGATCAGTAGATCGCTTCCGGGAGTTCGCTATATCTTACTCTTGTCGCTGAAAGATTATTGCACTCTTCCAGCAACAACCGGAGCGGCGTGAACACATCCTGACCCACCCCGCTCTAAACAGGGTGAAGGCGTTTGGACGTGCAACCTCCTTAGCCTTCACCCCAGTTTTTCCTACCTACATTCGCGCATTTCCTCACCAGCCTAAAACAAATACTCATGCGATTCTCCATTTACCATCCTTTCGATTGCTCACATGCCATTTTTCCTCCTTCTTTGGGGTATGCAGATCTTATAACGATGCACCGTGATCATTGATGAGGAGGATCAGGTTGCCCTCCTTTCGTTCAGACAACTTTCTCCTATTCATTTTCTGTCCTTGTTGTAAGGTCGTAGGATTAAATAATGAGGGACCGACAATGCGGACGTTCATGCGAAGGGCACGAGCCTGAGATCAGAACATCACATGCACTAAACGGATAGCTCTATAAAGAATTCAGGGAAATGCATAAGAAGGTATGGCACTCAACACTCATTTTACTCAGTGGGAGTCCAGACCTTTTTCAGACGAATACATTCTTGCTGGTTTCGTTACCCATACATGATGGGGGTGAGACGGAGCTCCAAGGAAATGAATCGAGGATCACCATACTGATGTGACCAAGAAGCCCACAAGCCTTGCTGTTGTGATGGGGTACCAGGCGTCTGCGTATTCCTTCAATGAGGCCGAGCACCAACCTGGAAAGATCAAAAATTCTGGATCCCCTCAATTAGGAAGAAAAATTGATACGCGAACAGAAATCTTTCATCTGAAGATTTACCAATGCGCATGAGGGAAGTGTAGCAAAGATATGCAGTGGTCAGTAGACACATTTCGTTCCGGATCCCTAGATTAGATTCCTTTATTTCGAAAGTTGTGACTCTTGAACGACGCACTGTACTTGAGACATTTACTCCGACAGCCTGGACGGATCAGTGTGCGGCTGGCGTTGCTGGTCTGGCTGCTGATCGGCATTCGATGTGTCGCTGCCTTCGGGGCCTATACCTGCAACGCGTATTGGGAGGTGCGAACCACCCGTACCGCCTATATCCTCCATGCGGCGGGCTCCCATAGCCATTGCCAACATGGGAAATCCACTGGCGACCCATTCGTCGGATGGGCCTGTACCGTGTACCAGGATGATCAGATGCTTCTCCTGCCGGAGATTCCGCGGTTGCCGGTGCAGGCGTCCGTTCTTGCTCTACTGGTGCTTCTGATAATTTCCTTTTCCGGCCGTGCACTCATTGCCGCACATGGCCGCGGTCCTCCTCTCCATACACCTATCCTCTAATTACAAGTTACCTCAAACGTCCGATTAATCATGAGCCGCAGACGGCTGTGTCCGTGGCGATTGGCATGTCGTGGAACCGATTGCTCGTGATGTGATGAGGAGAGGTCTTTCCTCCCACCGTTTCCTCGCACCACGCATGCCGATTCTCCCTCTAGTTCCCGGTCCGTCGGCATCACAAAGTCCTGTTCTCCCTTCACATGGGATGTTCAGATAGGAGCGTATTATGATGAGATCAGCAGGAGTGTTTCGAGTTACCCCTCGAATGCATACATGTGTCCGTTTTCTTCCGAGAGTCGGAGGTATTATCGTAGGGCTCATCTGCCTAATGGAGTTGACCGCTTGTATGGGACCGGTCAAGTCACTGCCGGTGCCACAGAGTCAGACGGAAAAGCCATCTCCATCAACGAAA
This window of the Nitrospiraceae bacterium genome carries:
- a CDS encoding PepSY domain-containing protein; amino-acid sequence: MRSIFRRYQGDWSTPQKRRVLWFTIHFWLGWVPGVVFSLIGLTGSLLVFWPELDVWMNPELRTVDSQMAGENDVRSLDDIVAAAESVIPPDGTPYALVFPRFPDTTFAVTYGRPAPNPEQQEWHEIFVNPYTAHVQGQRLMLDLERPWRGSFWKFIFCLHYTLAFGEKGATFVGLLALVLPVLLGTGLILWWPTRGSVNYAFAITQKVSRHRRVYDLHRTLGLYSSGLLLISVVTGLYLVFPDQAKKLIGVVSPTTPISEDLASIQVAGKRPIGFSAAAAIAERHFPDGRYQWIFFPQGADGLYRIVKKAPSERTDILPARTLWIDQYSGRIIHDYHPQHYTAGDTLERWLFPLHSGEAFGIGSRILIVILGLIPGALFITGILRWAKKRRR